The following proteins come from a genomic window of Methylorubrum populi:
- a CDS encoding xanthine dehydrogenase family protein molybdopterin-binding subunit, which translates to MDQADTAMDVAKNGDVDGDPNDALERPVLGRPHVRIEGRAKVTGAALYASDRRKHGTAHAALVTSTVARGRIRGFDLAAAEAVPDLLGIFTHRDFAGAIAPVPHLMAGGYANSSHLPLGSDRVAYAGQIVALVVGRTQDSAARAAALVRVQYAPESAAATFDDPGAETVRLADLKAHHEDIATGDPDAAWGEAAARVAARYATPIQHHNPIELFTTCCAWEGDRLTVYEPSRYIGAVRHGLAAQLGLDPAQVRVVSGPIGGHFGSKFALAQYTAPVALAARKLGCPVSLVPTRRQCFTIANHRPETRHDIRLSADRDGRFTGLVHAADVVTSRFDPFAMEGADVTASLYACPAIRTRERAVRVDRNTPGPMRAPPEVPYLFALESAVDELAWQLELDPIELRRRNDTARDPVSGKPFSSRPLMACFDAGAAAFGWVRRSPRVGTMRVGSMQAGSWRVGLGCAASVRPVKIAAATMRLRLSADGAAEVACAHHEIGNGITTLLAMGVAERLGVPVERVRVELGDTTLPAAGLSGGSSTTTSLMSALALGCEQLRERLAQEATAPGRPLAGCNPDGLRLAGGRLTAPGGGALPLAEAVALIGADGVETLAAFVPPGSAPDALDVLRAGHIGLSTGGDSLKWAFGAQFAEVHVHAETGEIRVARLTGAFAAGRILNPLTSRSQLLGGMIWGLGSALLEETVLDGGAYRNPDLAEYLVPTAMDTGAVEALLVPDPDEAVNPLGVKGLGELGIIGVNAAIANAVYHATGRRIRRLPIRIEDML; encoded by the coding sequence ATGGATCAGGCCGACACAGCCATGGACGTTGCCAAGAACGGTGACGTGGACGGAGACCCGAACGATGCTTTGGAGCGCCCGGTCCTGGGGCGCCCGCACGTCCGGATCGAGGGACGCGCCAAGGTCACCGGAGCGGCGCTCTACGCGTCCGATCGGCGCAAGCACGGCACCGCGCACGCCGCCCTCGTCACCAGCACGGTCGCACGCGGGCGGATCCGCGGCTTCGATCTCGCCGCGGCCGAGGCTGTGCCGGACCTGCTCGGGATCTTCACCCATCGCGATTTCGCGGGCGCGATCGCGCCCGTCCCGCATCTGATGGCCGGCGGTTACGCCAACTCCTCCCATCTCCCGCTCGGGTCGGACCGGGTGGCCTATGCCGGCCAGATCGTTGCCCTCGTGGTCGGGCGGACGCAGGACTCGGCAGCCCGGGCCGCCGCCTTGGTCCGCGTGCAGTACGCACCGGAATCCGCCGCCGCGACCTTCGATGATCCGGGCGCAGAGACCGTGCGGCTTGCCGATCTCAAGGCCCACCACGAAGACATCGCGACGGGCGATCCCGACGCCGCCTGGGGGGAGGCCGCGGCGCGGGTGGCGGCGCGCTACGCTACGCCGATCCAGCATCACAATCCGATCGAACTGTTCACCACGTGCTGCGCTTGGGAGGGCGACCGGCTCACCGTGTACGAGCCCAGCCGCTATATCGGCGCCGTCCGGCACGGGCTCGCGGCCCAGCTCGGCCTCGATCCGGCCCAGGTGCGGGTCGTCTCCGGTCCGATCGGCGGCCATTTCGGCTCGAAATTCGCCCTGGCGCAGTACACCGCCCCCGTCGCGCTCGCCGCCAGGAAGCTCGGTTGCCCGGTCTCGCTGGTGCCGACCCGGCGGCAATGCTTCACCATCGCCAATCACCGTCCGGAGACGCGCCACGACATCCGGCTGTCGGCGGACCGCGACGGGCGGTTCACCGGCCTCGTTCACGCGGCGGACGTCGTCACCTCGCGCTTCGACCCCTTCGCCATGGAGGGCGCGGACGTGACCGCGAGCCTCTACGCCTGCCCGGCGATCCGCACGCGGGAGCGGGCGGTCCGGGTCGACCGCAACACCCCCGGGCCGATGCGGGCGCCGCCGGAGGTGCCCTACCTGTTCGCCCTGGAGAGCGCCGTCGACGAGTTGGCTTGGCAGCTCGAGCTCGATCCGATCGAACTGCGCCGCCGCAACGACACCGCCCGCGATCCGGTCTCGGGCAAGCCGTTCTCGAGCCGGCCGCTGATGGCCTGCTTCGACGCGGGAGCGGCCGCCTTCGGCTGGGTGCGGCGGTCGCCGCGGGTCGGGACGATGCGGGTGGGATCGATGCAGGCAGGATCCTGGCGCGTCGGCCTCGGCTGCGCCGCCTCCGTGCGGCCGGTGAAGATCGCCGCGGCGACGATGCGGCTGCGCCTCTCCGCGGACGGAGCGGCGGAGGTGGCGTGCGCCCACCACGAGATCGGCAACGGCATCACGACGCTGCTGGCGATGGGAGTGGCCGAGAGGCTCGGCGTGCCGGTGGAACGGGTCCGGGTCGAGCTCGGCGACACCACCCTTCCGGCGGCCGGCCTCTCGGGCGGATCGAGCACCACGACGAGCCTGATGAGCGCGCTGGCGCTTGGCTGCGAGCAGCTGCGCGAGCGGCTGGCGCAGGAGGCCACGGCTCCGGGCCGTCCGCTGGCGGGCTGCAACCCGGACGGTCTGCGCCTCGCCGGCGGCCGGCTTACCGCGCCCGGCGGCGGCGCGCTGCCACTCGCCGAGGCGGTCGCCCTGATCGGCGCGGACGGAGTCGAAACGCTTGCCGCGTTCGTGCCCCCGGGCAGTGCCCCCGATGCGCTGGACGTTCTGCGCGCGGGACATATCGGCCTGAGTACGGGGGGTGACAGTCTCAAATGGGCGTTTGGAGCTCAGTTTGCGGAAGTCCATGTCCACGCCGAGACCGGCGAGATCCGGGTGGCGCGGCTGACCGGGGCCTTCGCGGCCGGCCGCATCCTCAACCCGCTGACGTCGCGCAGCCAGCTCCTCGGCGGGATGATCTGGGGGCTGGGATCGGCGCTTCTGGAGGAGACCGTCCTCGACGGGGGCGCCTACCGCAACCCCGATCTCGCCGAGTACCTCGTCCCCACCGCCATGGACACCGGCGCGGTCGAGGCACTGCTGGTGCCGGACCCCGACGAGGCCGTGAACCCGCTCGGGGTGAAGGGGCTTGGCGAACTCGGCATCATCGGCGTCAACGCCGCGATCGCCAACGCCGTCTACCACGCCACCGGTCGCCGCATCCGCAGGCTCCCGATCCGCATCGAGGACATGCTGTAA
- a CDS encoding glycosyltransferase, with amino-acid sequence MLRRSLQLLSKRVGLAKISRGPRLRGSGTLTGEGGFDPVFYRRYYPDLAVLGSDGKVLREHYVKHGRKEGRARNAAALIAALERDSGSLPKDFVPEHYRALYDDLAGLSEPWELSEHYLRFGRLEGRAYRADRPLLDQEYERLLASNSASSGGRPAARRPESFGHLLVAARVLPGRWLDLFVLHEFALLNEAWLPRTPTSRMEGLVAFLTDGVDRLAPISLSLRFDPAFYRSTNPEAPAGTSDADLYRRWLGQGLQKGEPGTEAAALLQLLGEERFPESFDETAYRSLLPEGITPPPSGRLNALRHFITEGFRLWDLEPVRQVCSPQLLERIGEYHLVHDNVLTAKEAFDRALKAGLVTGRLHHRRGDALRALNRTNEAARAFVNAADVPGAVVWSHVHAIDGLLARPSGVAEALDRVRHSAEEWHANAHWRAAAHRALVASFALTSEKARADYAAGRRQEADDRLTACLDQISSLIEAIDPLPAPLPVPANGHVVIVANRDLPQCDHYRVVQKIQQLEHGGWTVEVFRQDEAAECRPALDRASAVIFYRVAAFPGVLHAILYARALGLTTIYEIDDIVFDATMFPDPLESFEGQITPKQYVDLQYGVPLFRYAMRACDIGLASTPALAERMRPLVRSGVCHVLRNGLDGRNLPFLKRPRAPFSEKSLTIFYGSGTRAHNKDFNDLAAPALLTVMERNPHIRLVIAGYLRLGDGFRRFAHRVRQLGFTDDVTAYWEALSGADINLAVLAPGPFADAKSEIKWLEAAMCGIPSIVSATRTYREILVDRQDALLAETVQDWTKALTTLIDDPALRRRIGDQARDKALAAYGLGAAVEVLKGALAAPPVPHRPAGPLPGASLPAAEAWAGHTAEDAPVPAGFVARARRDGKPRILVINVYFPPQTVGGATRVVRDNVDHILDHAADRFELAVAASDMEAELPYQTRIDAYRGIPVFRIATPHGRNMDWRPFNPSVRSAFEALLDRFEPDLVHVHCVQQLTASVVEAVRDREIPYIVTVHDAWWISDFQFLIDEDGLVQMPTPDILADATSRSVSPTGSIARRRGLARVLDAAATIAAVSEPFADIYRNAGFPQTIAIPNGVPRLTPVARRESATGRVRLGHIGGRTAHKGATLVEAILRAGRFSNLSLTLVDHARATDYVSDEIWGATSVRIVGKVPQEQIGELYAEMDVLLAPSLWPESFGLVTREAHAAGLWVVASRLGAIGEDIDEGVNGFRVDVGSPDGLRAVFQRIDADPERFRASPPQPAHPRRTAADQGEDLIALYDRLLAR; translated from the coding sequence GTGCTCAGGCGCAGCTTGCAATTGCTCTCGAAACGGGTCGGGCTCGCGAAGATTTCGCGTGGACCGCGGCTGCGAGGGTCCGGAACGCTGACAGGCGAAGGCGGCTTCGATCCCGTCTTCTATCGGCGCTACTATCCGGACCTCGCCGTTCTGGGCTCCGACGGCAAGGTGCTCAGGGAGCATTACGTCAAGCACGGCCGAAAAGAGGGGCGTGCTCGCAACGCTGCAGCCCTCATCGCTGCCCTGGAGCGCGACAGCGGTTCGTTGCCGAAGGATTTTGTCCCGGAGCATTATCGGGCGCTCTACGACGATCTGGCCGGCCTGTCCGAGCCGTGGGAACTGAGCGAGCATTATCTGCGCTTCGGGCGGCTCGAGGGGCGTGCCTACCGGGCCGATCGACCGCTCCTTGATCAGGAATACGAGCGCCTGCTCGCGTCGAATAGCGCGTCGAGTGGGGGACGTCCCGCCGCACGCCGTCCTGAAAGCTTCGGCCACCTTCTGGTTGCCGCACGGGTCCTCCCGGGGCGGTGGCTCGACCTCTTCGTGCTCCACGAATTCGCGCTGCTGAACGAGGCGTGGCTGCCGCGCACGCCCACCTCGCGGATGGAGGGGCTCGTCGCCTTCCTCACGGATGGGGTGGACCGGCTCGCGCCGATCTCTCTGAGCTTGCGCTTCGACCCCGCCTTTTATCGCTCGACCAACCCGGAGGCTCCTGCCGGCACCAGTGATGCCGACCTGTACCGCCGCTGGCTCGGTCAAGGACTACAGAAGGGCGAGCCCGGCACCGAAGCGGCGGCGCTGCTCCAGCTGCTCGGGGAGGAGCGCTTCCCGGAGAGCTTCGACGAGACAGCCTACCGTTCCCTGCTCCCCGAAGGAATCACTCCACCGCCGTCCGGGCGGCTTAACGCCCTCCGCCACTTCATCACGGAGGGCTTCCGTCTCTGGGACCTTGAGCCGGTGCGGCAGGTCTGCTCGCCCCAACTGCTCGAGCGGATCGGCGAGTACCATCTCGTCCATGACAATGTTCTCACGGCCAAGGAAGCCTTCGACCGGGCGCTGAAGGCCGGCCTCGTCACCGGCCGCCTCCATCATCGGCGCGGCGACGCGCTGCGCGCCCTCAACCGCACGAACGAAGCCGCGCGCGCCTTCGTGAATGCGGCGGATGTGCCGGGCGCCGTCGTATGGAGCCACGTCCACGCGATCGACGGTCTGCTCGCGCGGCCGAGTGGTGTGGCCGAGGCGCTCGACCGCGTCCGGCACTCGGCCGAGGAATGGCATGCCAACGCGCATTGGCGCGCCGCCGCGCATCGCGCCCTCGTGGCGTCCTTCGCGCTCACGAGCGAGAAGGCGCGCGCTGACTACGCCGCCGGCCGGCGGCAGGAGGCGGACGACCGCCTCACCGCCTGCCTCGACCAGATCAGCAGCCTGATCGAGGCAATCGATCCGCTGCCGGCGCCACTCCCGGTTCCGGCGAACGGACACGTCGTCATCGTCGCCAACCGCGACCTGCCCCAATGCGACCATTACCGCGTCGTGCAGAAGATCCAGCAGCTCGAGCATGGTGGCTGGACGGTCGAGGTGTTCCGGCAGGATGAGGCGGCCGAGTGCCGGCCGGCTCTCGACCGCGCCTCGGCGGTGATCTTCTACCGCGTGGCGGCTTTTCCCGGCGTCCTGCACGCCATTCTCTACGCGCGGGCACTCGGCCTGACGACGATCTACGAGATCGACGACATCGTCTTCGACGCGACCATGTTCCCGGATCCCCTCGAAAGCTTCGAGGGCCAGATCACGCCCAAGCAATATGTCGATCTGCAATACGGCGTGCCGCTGTTCCGCTACGCCATGCGGGCCTGCGATATCGGCCTCGCCTCCACGCCGGCGCTGGCCGAACGGATGCGCCCGCTCGTCCGTTCGGGCGTCTGCCACGTCCTGCGCAACGGTCTCGATGGGCGCAATCTCCCCTTCCTGAAGCGCCCGCGCGCGCCCTTCTCGGAGAAGAGCCTGACCATCTTCTATGGATCGGGCACCCGCGCGCACAACAAGGACTTCAACGACCTCGCCGCGCCCGCGCTCCTCACGGTGATGGAGCGCAATCCTCATATCCGTCTCGTGATCGCCGGCTATCTGCGCCTCGGCGACGGCTTTCGGCGGTTCGCGCACCGGGTCCGCCAACTCGGCTTCACCGATGACGTGACGGCCTACTGGGAGGCGCTGTCGGGGGCGGACATCAACCTCGCGGTTCTCGCGCCCGGCCCCTTCGCCGATGCCAAGAGCGAGATCAAATGGCTGGAAGCCGCCATGTGCGGCATCCCCTCGATCGTCAGCGCGACGCGCACCTACCGGGAGATCCTCGTCGATCGGCAGGATGCCTTGCTCGCCGAAACGGTCCAGGACTGGACGAAGGCCCTCACCACGCTGATCGACGATCCGGCCCTGCGCCGGAGGATCGGGGATCAGGCGCGGGACAAGGCGTTGGCCGCCTACGGACTGGGCGCCGCCGTCGAGGTGCTTAAGGGCGCTCTCGCCGCTCCGCCCGTGCCGCACCGGCCGGCCGGCCCGCTGCCGGGCGCCTCCTTGCCCGCTGCCGAGGCGTGGGCCGGCCACACGGCCGAGGACGCGCCCGTACCGGCGGGCTTCGTTGCGCGCGCGCGCCGGGATGGCAAGCCGCGGATTCTGGTGATCAACGTCTACTTCCCGCCCCAGACCGTCGGGGGCGCTACCCGGGTCGTGCGCGACAACGTCGACCACATCCTCGATCATGCCGCGGACCGGTTCGAACTGGCGGTGGCCGCCTCCGACATGGAGGCCGAGCTTCCCTATCAGACCCGCATCGACGCCTATCGCGGCATTCCCGTGTTCCGCATCGCCACGCCGCATGGACGGAACATGGACTGGCGCCCGTTCAACCCGAGCGTACGCTCGGCGTTCGAAGCCCTCCTCGATCGCTTCGAGCCCGATCTCGTCCACGTCCACTGCGTGCAGCAATTGACGGCCAGCGTGGTCGAGGCGGTGCGTGACAGGGAGATTCCCTACATCGTCACCGTCCACGACGCGTGGTGGATCTCGGACTTCCAGTTCCTGATCGACGAGGACGGGCTGGTGCAAATGCCGACGCCCGACATCCTCGCCGATGCGACGAGCCGATCCGTCTCGCCCACCGGCTCCATTGCGCGCCGTCGCGGGCTGGCGCGGGTGCTCGATGCGGCGGCGACCATCGCCGCGGTGTCGGAGCCTTTCGCCGACATATATCGCAACGCGGGTTTTCCGCAGACGATCGCGATCCCGAACGGCGTCCCGCGCCTGACACCGGTCGCGCGGCGGGAGAGCGCGACGGGCCGCGTCCGCCTCGGCCATATCGGCGGCCGCACGGCGCACAAGGGCGCCACCCTGGTCGAGGCGATCCTGCGGGCCGGCCGGTTCTCGAATCTGAGCCTGACCCTCGTCGACCATGCCAGGGCGACCGATTACGTGAGCGACGAGATCTGGGGCGCCACCTCCGTCCGGATCGTCGGGAAGGTGCCGCAGGAGCAGATCGGCGAACTCTACGCCGAGATGGACGTGCTGCTCGCCCCCTCGCTCTGGCCCGAGAGTTTCGGGCTCGTGACGCGGGAGGCGCATGCGGCGGGCCTCTGGGTTGTGGCAAGCCGGCTCGGCGCGATCGGCGAGGATATCGACGAGGGCGTCAACGGCTTCCGGGTCGATGTCGGATCTCCGGATGGGCTGCGCGCGGTGTTCCAGCGCATCGATGCCGATCCCGAGCGGTTCCGTGCGAGCCCGCCGCAGCCCGCGCATCCGCGCCGGACGGCGGCGGATCAGGGCGAGGATCTGATCGCGCTCTACGACAGGCTGCTCGCGCGGTAG
- a CDS encoding anti-sigma factor family protein: MLDPVTETDLIAYVDGELDPMRRLEVEAHLARNPEDALQVMADLRDRDALREAFLSVPSLPPERLRMGARRIDRAFAWQRVRSRLRRAAAVVVLVGAGWLAHTESGSFGVPGSFASPIDPSLAEEAKQAREAVQIRARTTSQPMASVYDPADLEAATGVDLPPLPEGWVVRDVQIFPSRKGTGIEISIQSAEIGELALFAKNSSGLALAEGGEPVARSSDGTTAYWRNGRTAYALSGSRDDPALHAAAARLAAIRE; encoded by the coding sequence ATGCTCGATCCAGTCACGGAAACCGATCTTATCGCCTATGTCGATGGCGAGCTCGACCCGATGCGTCGCCTGGAGGTCGAGGCGCATCTCGCGCGCAATCCCGAGGATGCGCTGCAGGTCATGGCCGATCTGCGCGACCGCGACGCCCTGCGCGAAGCCTTCCTGTCGGTGCCGAGCCTGCCGCCGGAGCGGTTGCGCATGGGCGCGCGCCGGATCGACCGCGCCTTCGCCTGGCAGCGGGTCCGCTCACGCCTGCGCCGGGCGGCGGCGGTCGTGGTTTTGGTCGGGGCAGGGTGGCTCGCCCACACCGAGAGCGGCAGCTTCGGCGTGCCCGGCTCCTTCGCCTCGCCGATCGATCCCTCCCTGGCCGAGGAGGCGAAGCAGGCGCGCGAGGCGGTTCAGATCCGTGCCCGTACGACCAGCCAGCCCATGGCCTCGGTTTACGATCCCGCCGATCTCGAAGCGGCGACCGGCGTCGATCTGCCGCCACTGCCGGAGGGTTGGGTGGTCCGCGACGTACAGATCTTCCCGAGCCGCAAGGGCACCGGGATCGAGATCTCGATCCAATCGGCCGAGATCGGTGAGCTCGCCCTGTTCGCCAAGAACAGCAGCGGATTGGCGCTGGCCGAGGGCGGCGAGCCGGTGGCCCGTTCGAGCGACGGGACGACCGCCTATTGGCGCAACGGCCGGACGGCCTACGCCCTGAGCGGCTCGCGCGACGATCCGGCTCTGCACGCCGCCGCGGCCCGCCTCGCCGCGATCCGGGAATAG